The genomic interval ATATTTGGGAATTGCAATAGGTTTAATTCCTGCACTAATATTAAGCTACCTGGATTCTCATTCATATGTAAATTTGCTTGGGGTAATTGGCACTTTTGCCGTTGCTCAGGCATTGGAAGGAACAATAATTTCGCCAAGGGTTGTGGGAGAAAAGGTTGGGCTTCATCCGGTAATGGTTATTGTTGCAATACTTTTAGGTGGCCATTTCTTTGGCTTTGTTGGGATTTTAGTTGCTGTCCCTGCAGCAAGTATTGTGCTTGTTATTTTTTCAAGGGCTTACAAATGGTATATTGAAAGCAACTATTTTAAGGGTGATGCTTAGAGATTTTTCCTTTTACTTATTTTTGCTCTTGCTTCCCGTTCCTTTAATTTTTTTAAAAACACTTTTTGTTGTTGCTTATTTGCTAATTGTTTTTGTGCTTCTTTATCAATTTAAAAGAGAAAAGTTTTTTTTATTTTTTGCGTTTGTGTTGCTATTGTTTGCTTCTTCTTTCCAGAAATATCGATATTTCAAACAACTTGAAAATTTTAATGGAAAGGTTATTGAATGTAAGGGTTTTGTTTTAAAACAAAGAAATTCAGAATTTAATAGTGTGTTAGACATATTTATCCCTGTTTTAAAAACAAGAAAGGGGAATATAATCTCTTTTTTCAGGGTTTTTGAGGTGCAGACACCTCTTTTCTATAGTGATTTAAGGGGAAGCAGGGTAAAAATTACAGGAATTTTGAAAAAGCGAAAAATTTATAAAAACACATTTTCTTCAAACTATTATTATCTTTTAGGTGAAAACAGGCTTTTTTATATAAAAGTCAAAGATAAAATTTTTTTAAAAATTCTATCAAAGGGGCAAATTCAAAAATTCAGAGATTTCTTATTCAGGGATATTTCAAATTACAGGACAAAAACATTTTTAAGTGCATTGGTTTTAGGAGAAAAATCAAGCATTGATACTGGTTTTAAATATAAGGTTAAAAAACTTGGTATATATCATTTGTTTGTATTATCAGGTTTTCATTTTGGTTTGTTTTCGTTAATTTTCTGGATTATCGTTTTCTTTCTCCCGTTAAGGAGAAGGTATAAAAAGGTTATTGTTCTTTTAACCCTGAGTTTTCTTCTTTTTATTGCATCTTTTTCATCCCCATCATTAAGGGTTTACCTTATGCTTGTTGTTTATCTCGTTTTTGAATGGGATGGAATAAATATTAAGCCCCTTGATGCTGTGGGGTTAGCAGGAATAATTTTGCTTTTAATTAACCCATTTAATGTATTTAATGCCGGTTTTCTTATGAGTTTTTTAATTTCCGGTGGGATTGTAATCTCAGTCAGAGAAAAAAGCTTTTTTTACTCATTTCTAATTATTCCCTTTGTTGCATTTTCTATAATGCTTCCTTTTTGTTTTTATTTTTTTAACTATATTCCCATTTTTTCTCCCATTTATAACCTTATAATAATCCCTTTAATTGTTTTTCTATTCTGGATTTTTGTTTTAA from Thermotomaculum hydrothermale carries:
- a CDS encoding ComEC/Rec2 family competence protein, producing the protein MLRDFSFYLFLLLLPVPLIFLKTLFVVAYLLIVFVLLYQFKREKFFLFFAFVLLLFASSFQKYRYFKQLENFNGKVIECKGFVLKQRNSEFNSVLDIFIPVLKTRKGNIISFFRVFEVQTPLFYSDLRGSRVKITGILKKRKIYKNTFSSNYYYLLGENRLFYIKVKDKIFLKILSKGQIQKFRDFLFRDISNYRTKTFLSALVLGEKSSIDTGFKYKVKKLGIYHLFVLSGFHFGLFSLIFWIIVFFLPLRRRYKKVIVLLTLSFLLFIASFSSPSLRVYLMLVVYLVFEWDGINIKPLDAVGLAGIILLLINPFNVFNAGFLMSFLISGGIVISVREKSFFYSFLIIPFVAFSIMLPFCFYFFNYIPIFSPIYNLIIIPLIVFLFWIFVLNIFLSGMLGGFVQWYVFKLTGFLNFLPPFSFEVFPGFIVIVLSIVSIIVFFWKRDLKILFLNSAILILISIFIPKHLQKDSICFFDSGKPHCFLIFDRRESILVNTGDSNFISMCLKKELGFRGIKKLEWLILNDTGIRSIDRVEKLCEKIKIEKIVVPSKNLNFVIQQRLKWISSFFNIKLIVVGKREVLKLSKNKALSFIENGLVLNIKDKKIAYFKENSEANGFDYLLIEKIKTINKKSQRGAIIIGNDNYKKRIYFLEEKGSACFFLK